The window TTACTGCATAAAACAAAGGTAAAACTATTCGAATGAAACAGATGCTGCAGAAGATATGTAGGCTGGACCCCCGATGTTAGCTTCACCTAACAGATCCAAATACATCAGCTAGTGCCTAGCTCCACAATGCCTTATTTGGAAAGATACAAGGCAGGAGATCCCTAAGATCTAAAGTGGCTTTCGGATGtctgaaaaattgaagaggaaaaaaaaagcagaatTCCATGAAAAGTTGAGATTGGAAGCCCTACACCACCAAATCAACTTCTCCAAAAGGCCTGGGAGAACAACCATCAAGCTAAAATCCAACATGGCAAGGAAGATCAGGTTTATCATTCACAGTGGAAAAACACTCTTTTAGGAAGATTTATGGGAAAGTGACATACCTCTTTACACTCTACTCCAAACTATATTCTCTCTCAACTATTAAAAAGGTTAGGGACAATTAGcgttttaagaaaaaaaataaaaggttattTAGGATCTTGTATTGGCCCATTTAATGGGAATTATGAAGAGATATGAGCAAGGATACTTTCAAGAACAAACAATCATACTTTTCTCCTATTTTGGAgaaactgtttttcttttacttgcTCATAGTGTAAATCTCTCCCTTCTTCTTAGTAATTGAACCCATTCGTTTGAATATTACAGGAGCTCCATTGTGCTATGGTTTGGATTGAGCCTTTACTCCTCCTTTGTAATTTCATTCATCagtaatttgaattttgttttttcaccCAAAAAAGTGCACATACAGTTCCAACCAAAGTCATATTTTGAAATCAGCACAACATAGTAAATGATCACAACCTGCAACGAAGTAgtatttattgaataatatatatttgccTTCACCCAtaaacttaagcttttgggtcgACTAAagatggtatcagagcaaatGGTCTGAAGCCCTTGCAATGTTATTTCtctccaattaaaattgatatcaattcATTGGGtattcttcatatttcaaGCTCACAAGTGAGGGAACatttaatgatataatattgaattttcctttatccataagcttaagcttttgagaCTCTTTGAGGTAAACGTAATAGGTGGCGCTTCAAAGACACTTcctcttcttttaattttctggATTTGGTTCTTACTCATGGTTTTAATTGGTGTAAATCTCACTCTCCATTGTTACTTCTTatagtttatcttttttttatttcccaTTGGAAAGATTTTTTGTGATCACTTACAGGTGTTGAGGCTTTCCctaatttattcatttgaaatgttttttattctaaaaataagtGTGTGCCTACAACACTATACATGTGagacagagagagagataatGAACCCAAGACGACACAAAAAACCTGacttcttttaaaattctaaatcaaCAACAGAATACACCCTTATTGGTTTTGCCATTGGCAGCCTTACTTACGTATCTATAATTTAATCGAAGACCTCAAATGGGTACAAAAACAAgtgaggaaaaaagaaaatattctgataaaatagagaaaaagagtaaataagaaactaatatatattttcactACAACTTACTTCCAACGAGACTACAGGAGAGTACCCAAGTTGTTTATGTGCAGCAGCACAGCTAAAGGTTCTAGTGCATGAGGCTAGCTGAATGTAATGAGCCCATGTAGaatgattatatttattgaatCCAAACTTTTCATCAATCCATTTCATAAACAAGAGAACATTCCAAACCACCTTAGATGGAAGTTTTACTGATGGCCTGTCAGAACATGTAGCAGGACAGCATTATCAGACAAATGGGAAGAGAACTGAAACTACCTAGCCTTAATATACTCATCAAATATATTCCGACACAACACAACAAGTTTAGGAAAAGGATCAAGAGAACAGTATTATCTAAAAGTTTACGAACTATAATATTGTACCTTCGATAACCCAAGCCTCTCAAAATGAGAGATATAAATTCCCAAAACTTCATGGGTTTGAAATTAGTGATGAAAAATGCCTACATATGAGAAAAAGGTAAATACTTATGAATCTCATCacgaaaagaatgaaaataccATGTACAATATATTAAGTGAATACCTTTCCAGCCACAGACACCATTCGAAAATCTAGTGCTTCTTCTGCACAGATATGGGCATGGGTTACATTCTCAACAAATGTGAAGTCAGACATGTTTTCACCATTCCCTATAATGAACTGAAATGAGAAACTCTGTTACTTCAATAAGAGTAGACAACGTACATCTTGTATAGATCACACTAACAGATATATGTATTCCTATTCTCAGTGGATTAAGCTTACTTTGTTAAGACAAAACACGAgtaaatcaatatttgaatatgatttttctGCTGTGAATTGTATTATGACACCAATTTACATCAAAACTACAGTTCTTTAAgtttatattcatttaaagGGTAAAGCAGAAACAATCCACTATATTTGATGTATTTTACATAATTTCCATGATAACAGTTATACattgatattttgaagaaacaaagtttTCATGACAATGGTCAGAACAAAGCGTggattaaaacataaataattcaGCAAACCTTTGCGAAACCAGATTTTGCCTGATGCACTATGAAAGGAACAAGTCGGGTGTCTTCTGGCCCAAAAACATTGCTAGGGCGAAGTGCACATGTTAGAAGTCCATCTATATCGTTGGCAAACAGAATGAGTGCTTCAGCTTGAGCCTTTAGGTCACTCAACATGTCCTCAAACTGTACATAGTACTCACTTGATGAGGAAATGATTAGCAGAAGAGAATGTTAGGGATGTCCAAAAACAGATGATTGAGAAACACTTCAGGCAGAAACATACTTTCCATGGGTATGTTAATGATTCCTCTCCATTAAGTATATCACGCGAACCATCAAAAATTACATCAGCTGAACTGTTGAATATTAGCCGTCTTACTTTGCAGTCTCGACAAGCACTAATGACATTTTTGGCACCTAAATGAGAAATCAAGATGCCAGCAGTTACATCCTCTTTGTAGCAGGATATGTTCAGAATAACAAGGATTCTCTCATAAGATTAATAGCTTCAATACCTTGAACTATAAACATGTATGAGAGATAAATATCATTTGAATGTGAATCTTCATAGTCCATATAAAACACGACAGAAGAACCACTGAGAGctgcaaaaggaaaaaaaaaatcgtcaCACAAGTAGTTGATACCCAATAAGCTATTGACATATTTCAGGATAGAAAATAGGCAGGTGTGGATGGAAGTAGCAACAATGAAATGACAATAAATTCACAAAAAATAACGACTCACTATGGAATTCTcagttttcttctctttacaTTTCTCTAAGcaatcaagaaaataaaggtcCTTACATCTTTAAAAAGGTTTTTATGGGAAACCTCCCAACGCTATTGATAGCTGAAGAAAAAATCCTccatcgatttttttttttttattatgatacAGTTGAGAAATTCAAAGATCACAGCAGTTTCTCTTACTATCATTATGATCGAAACTGTCTCAACAATCAAATCATCTTCCAATTCTAGCCATCATTATTTTCatagaataaaattaactCCAACTACACGAAGGCAATCCAAATCCATACACCGATCCTCTTATAATGCAACCAGTTCCACGGACAGAGGAAAAAGCTCAGAATTCTTtgcattcaaccaacttcaTCCAgtcaacaaaaaattcaaaagtaaaacTTATCAGCATATCACAATCaaccaaaagaaagagagagagaagcaaAAGACCTGCAACGATCTGATCCTTATTGCGAACATCGACATGAAAATAGGAAGCCCGGCCAGCGATAAGCGCGTCAGAAAGCAGAGAATCATGCTCAGATGGATCAAGTTCAAGCGAGTTAGCAGAATCAGCGATACGAACATTCCACTTGGCGAGTTTGAGGAGGCGGAGAACCAGCGATCGGCCGAGAAATCCACGGCCGCCCAACACGACGCAGGTCTTGGTATTCAATTCAAGAAAGCGATCGTCGACCTCCATTTGTTGATGGTGAGATCAGAGGAGGAAAGATgagaggaaaaagagagaaatgagaTTGAGATTGAGAGGGAAATGCATTGAGGTTGTTAGGGTTGTGGTCCGACTCTAGAGAAACACAAGTTGTTGGCGCGGAAATTTCATACATCTAATCTAATCACTATATTTTATTACCTTTTTAATCATTATATCGTTATCtattattttgctttcaaataaAACAGAATTCAAAAATTGTCATCTTCTCTCTCTAATGTCCATGTACACGTAAGCCACTACAGttgtatttactattttacgtttataattatttgttacaacatttattataattatttgttacaatatttattattctcttctcaaactaaaatagttattatatTAAGCTCAAATCCTTATaacacaaactaaaataatctacgaTGTGGTAGAAAGCAACGTGCGACTTGAAGGACATGATCCACTGTGGATTCTTACACCCACCATTTTTAGTACGTCTCATACACAAACTTTTGTAATTCAACTAGAGTATCGTAAGATTATGATACCCAATTATTGCCATAAATATCtccttaatttttatttggttaatgAGATTTAAATACCCAATTTTTTGTCACGGAATTTGGAATATAATTTGAgcatttttcaacatttttttatatgtttttctatacttttgatttcattttcctctttaaacttagtataattttagttattaaactTCTAAACCTCATGTTTTAACAcctaaattttagaaaatgtgtATCCTCATGTTTTAACAcctaaattttagaaagtgTGTTATTCTAGTTTGTTTTAGCCATGGAATGGGATGTAACTTCCACTTTTAGACGATTGAGTAAGTAGATAAGCTCTCACTGTTGACAATTCCAAAAAGAGTGCTTTTAGGAAATCTGCAGAAAAGAACTTTGGTGTCATTTTTGAAAGAGGAGAAACAAAATCTAGCCAAAGTGTAATTATGAGAAATGATTGTAACGTTCTCCATTATGGGGATGGACTATTTACTTCATAAGATTATGGTTTCTACTTAAGTAGAAAAATCAGAATTgggaacaaaaacaaaaacacatggTAGTCTAACTTGCTTTAATGCTTCTTAAGCTCCACCAAATCTAATCTTTCACCGTAACACCTTCATTGCATGGCTTCTCAAACTTCCCTCTGGGAGGTTTTGAGAAGTACAGTCTTTTGCATAATTCAAACtatatgttttattatctcatgtactaattatttaaatatcgATAAATGACTAAGAGACTACGAGTTCAATCCATGATGGTCATGAACTTTCTCACCGTTTAcacaattcaaatttgtttaaagaaacacattgaaacaaaaatgaactAACACACCAATAAATTggctcaaaaagaaaaagaacaccCAACATAATCTATGACACACGTGATTTTAAAACggttaaaaaccaaatttatcaatataaaaaacacTTGCGTGTTTTTAGCCTAATTATGTTTCAGATGTGACACCAAATactatatcaaattttgaactattaaaattatattttgaagtgattcaaaacctaaaaaaaatgatacttaactattacaaaatcatttccaAACGTTACCCTAAAAATCAACAGGACAGAGGTCTCACGCGTGAACAAAAGCattacatattaaaaaaagacttGAGGTTGTAGATAAATCATTACACCATAACTTAAGAGAGTGAACCATCTAGAACCCAAAATATGATTTTGGCCACAGTCGCTTGCAGTGCAGGATAGGTTTCCTAATGTTGCTTTGCTTCCTTCCAACACCAAGTGATTGAAAGGTTTTCTTTAGTGTGTGGGGGCACCAACAAAAATTCATCACCTGAAAgcaaaggaaaacaaaacaaaacagtgATCCAAAGTTTCATCTTCTACCTACGCTATGATGCAACAAGGAAATGAAGTGATAAACTTACCACGAATCCACAAGGTCTCTTACCACGAATCCACAAGGTCTTCACTGGATTTGGTTAGAACGCACTATTAACAAACATAGTAGCTAGAATGCCTAGAATATGTTGCCTTGAACATAGAGAGGTGTCAAATATAAACCCTCTAAACCCCTTGTATTAGCTTATATTTCttcttaataataaatgttcTCATCTATTTATAGAAGCacttatatttctttttaataataaatgttcTCATCTATCTATAGAAGCAGTTTACACAATGATTAATAAACCATGTaaatctttgttttgttttctttactatttatgtttagaatttttttttattgtcaatttcattatatgatcaaactttaaaaaaatccaacagATAGACAAACTAAACAAgtcataattataaaatttaaataaactgTGCAGATGATGGGTGTATTGTTTCAGATGTCGTATACAGGTCTTTTTGATGAATTTACTGTCTAGAATTTGAAGGATAGGTCAATGAAGTTaccataatttatttacacAGATATatagtaaacaaaaatattttgagaaaatcaagaaagaaaagagaagggaaTAAAGATTACttaaatatatacactatACAGGTTCACATTGATGTGGTtacatcttttcttttgcagACTCTGCACTCTGCAGGTTCTGTTAAATTAAGGGGAGAGTGCATAACAGTCTAATCAACATTAGAACCCTTAAGAAAATACCTGGTTTTACCCCTCTATTTTTCCCTAACCAAAACCCTAAACACAGCTTGTACCTGTACTCCAAGAAAATAAGTCGCAACAAAATCCTCGCACAAACTTCATCATCCTTCGTCTGGTGTCGTTGTAATGGCATCTCACTTCGCTGCCTTCAAGAGATTCCATGAACCAGCTTTTAGTTAAACTTCAAATGAATTTAGATTGAGCCGTGATAGATGACTAGGTTCCACAAACATTAAGTCAGAATCTAcatagaattttgaaaaaagtaaaCCATGGACATTTAAATATGACCAGTGTTGTGGTGGGGTGGGGGGAACTCTTTTCCAGTAGTCaatttcttgaaaacaaacaattacaCTAATCAATTGATAAATGAAAcgaagaaatagaaaatgtcACGTAGTTAGAGTaaccccaaaaaaaaaaaaacgctCCAATTGATGCTATCAGAAGAATGGCTACAAAAAAACGACTGTAGTGAAGCGGCTCAATGTGTTCAAGGAAATtaacacgcacacacacacaggtattgatataaaagaaaaaaactactaGTGTTCAATATCATGTCTACCAAAGAAACAATGTCAACAAGGAATTCAATGGCACAGTTTCTAATAGGCATTTGGTATAAGCTACCTGAGGAATGAGCATTCGTGCAGAACATGGGAGCCGGCCTACAGCAACGATGTACTCATTGGATTTGCAAAGTAGTGATCACGGCAAACAAACTTCGACTCCTTGGAGCTCCTGCCGACGAGAGTCCCTAGAATTCCAGGGGGCCCACCGAACTTACTTTGATACATCTTCCTCACTGTGATGTGAGAATCTAACACCATCAACTCTAGCAGCTTTTTACAACTCTGAGGAGAGATGGTGTGTCAATAAATACTTCccacaataatatattaaaaaaatgatccATCTTATCCCAAGATAGATATGAAAAAACAAGAGAATATCAAGAGATGCCTATTCTTCCAGCGGGAAATGGGGGAGGGAGTGGATAAAAATTCTTTGTAAACTAAATGGAGAAGGGGACGAGTTCATTTCCCATCCCGTTAGCctcttttataatttactataataatttaatgttatgttgtgttattattattattatataaatattatatttaaatttcaagttttattGTCTAATGGTcaagataataaatatttttcaattgaacatttaaatttagattatatatatatgaataatttgACAGGTTATGTTCTACTAGAAAATTTGactaatttctcttttaattcaaattgtggaactaattatataaaaaacttaattggaaattcaactatttaattaaaacattttcatgatagtgatttaaattaattggtctttttaaatgttaaacgatataattaaatttgccatcagtaatttaagaaaaaaaccaaagggAAAAAGGAATTCCTGTGAAAATTTTTGCGGggatggaaaatgaaaatgtaagaAGGGAAGGGGATGGAGAGGTCCCCGCCATGCCCCGTGGACATATCTAAACTCAACCAATACAACCTACGGATCAAGGGAATAAGACATCACCTCACCCAAAAGAaagattacaaaaatatttttcagtttAAATTGATGGTGTCTAtcatataattacaaaaatgaccTTTAGGTTGTTGTATTTGGTAAAAGAATTCAGATGTGTTTTTTACCACAATCATAAGTTCAGATTATTGTATTTGGTTTTCTAACACCTCTTAGATctctcttttcatcttttcagtAAAAAGTTCccttgttaaaaaaaaaaaaaaaaaaaatcacactAAGCAAATTTAAGTCGTGGAAACTAATTATGAGATTTTAACCAGGCATAGACTAAAAGGAACTTTTGAGGTATATATCGATTACCTGAGGGGTCAAGACATTCATCCGTTGTATAATGTCAACctaaccaaaaagaaaaaaaacacggagaaaaaatggaaaaacattAGACAAATTGAAAACCTATTAAGGAAAAGATCACCATTCTACTTAAATACAGAAGCATGGAACGATGACAagttaacaaaaatgaagctcattattttcaaaatactgCAATGCTTTAGAATAACAGTCTGATAACTAACTAACAGAACATTATTGTCGGAATTATGCATTGTGTGATTGAAAATCCAGCCATTTCATAAACTGCATAAAAGAGAAGCACACAAGTTGGACCTTCATTACATTATATCGCTCTTCTGCCATTTAAAGAAACAGAAACTAATAGAACACAGGTTTCAGGACAAAATTCTTGTTAgatgatatgatattaaattagcATTTACTCATCAACTTAAGTTTTTGGGTCAATTGGAGATTTAAGATAGTATCAAAGTAGGTGGTCTAGGAAGATCCTATGTTCAAACCACTACAACgctatttttcttctccaattaCTATTGATTTTCACTCGTTGAGTCTtcatatttcaagcccacaagaaagagagagtattagatgatatgatattaaatttgtcttttcCCATCAACCTAAGTTTTTGGGTCAATGgatgatttatgattttttggCTGGAAAACTTCCTTTCGTTCAGTTCAGACCCTAAAACCATTTTCTCCAACACTGCGATGGGCATCCttctaagaaagaaaaaggaagtcCTACGGATGTTTTTTATgaagtcttttcttttccagagCACTATGGACAGTTAGAAATCATAGAATCTTCCAAGATAACAAGCACTCTTGAGATGTGTTGGTGCACTTACTGATTcttgatttttggtttttggattttgttcaTTGTATCTAAACTTTGCACTTTGAGCCATAGTATTGCTCTTTGATATTcaattgaagaattttttgTAGAGCCCTTAGGTAGGAATCcccttttgtaatttcattctatcaacaaaatttccttCTTATCAAAATATGTGCATAGAATGTTAACATTGTTGATCGTATACAATGTCATATACCTAACATGTCTCCATCTTGGTGTCTCATGCGTCAAGACCATTCGAATCTGCTGCTCATCCTTTTTAACATTGTCCTTTTGCTTCTCGTTTCtgcatatttttctaaaagctTTTCGTTGGTCATTGGTCTATGGACTGCTCAAATAATATGTTTGACATCTTTACTCCTCTTTTGGTAGGGCATCCATTTTATGGTTCCACGAAGATGGATTCGGTGGCCATTTTGCGATCTTCCTTCtgtttttgataattttatgaatttggTTCTCTACTGCTTCTTATTGGTGCAAAACTGGGCACCCGTTTTagcaatttaatttttcttatgtaCTTTCCAATTTGGAAATCTCTTTTCTAATCACCTTTAGGCATCTTGGAAACTCccctttatttaatttattcaatgaaatgtttcttatctaaaaagaaataaatttcaaaaccctTGTGCCACTTGAAAGAGAAGACTCCAACCCTAAGTGAtcccaaaatatatatagtcaCATATGAGTAGGAAAGTGTTTCAAAGTCCAAGCACATAACAAGAACCAAGAATAGAGAATAACGGAAAACAGATCCAATGACACAATCCAAAAGCCAACAAACAGTCCTGTAAGATAtcagaagaacaaaaaaccaTACCTCCAGTATTCCTGGGTTTTGCATTACAATTCCAAACATCCGCCTTCTCAGTCCCTTGTAGACAATTTTGTTAGTTGTCCCATCTCCATTTATCCACGGGAGTATTGGCATATTCAAACCACCATCCTCATTCCCTGCTGTAGCTAACATGGTTTTATCCTTGGGACTGCTTTGGTGAATACTGctagttttacttttttttgtgttgtCATCGACTTCTGGAGGAAGATTGAGAATCGTTACTTTGTGAACCTCACCAACAATCATGTTCTGAGAAATTGCACCAtcagaaatttgattttctggACTTTTTCCTTTAACTTTGTAATTTTCTGGACGTGAAACCTTCTGGCTATCACTTCTACCAAGCATATCCACTGATGGAGTAACATGGTTTTGGTTGGAGCCAGCTATCGAAGTCAAGAAGTACTTGGAACGATATAAAGCATCAACAACTCGAACACTGTCAAAGGAATTAACCTgtacaaaaagtaaaacaagaaCAATTCAACTTCAAGCCTAACTTTCATCGTCTTGCCACAAATACACACGCTAGCCAAAAGAATTTTAAGCTCAAGGAGATTGATTTGTTTGGTGGTTGTCAAACGATATAGTATGAATAATAATAGGAAAATTCATACTGAGCCACATTATCGACTGTGTTCCCTTCATGCTTTCCTTTTACAGCctgaagttatttttttaaacaaagcaTACACTAGATAGTTTTGCTCAGTTTTTGGTTTAGTGATAGTCTATTTTGATCCATCCACCTGGATGCCTCTCTTGACCTCTATTTCCTATCGAggaaaaaaaggggaaaatacattttcttacaACGGTATGGGATAAAAAGGTAGGGACGTGGGGTAGAGGAATCAAACCTCTGACTTCGAGGTcgatagagagagaaaatactTTTCTTATCTCTAAGTTTTGTGCATGGTTTTTATTTGGTccccatattttaaaatgttacacTTTTATCCCTAAGTTTTGAGTTCAGTTTCCATTTGGTCCTTAAGTTTCatgatttttcacttttttttaacaagaaaCAAGTTTCTTCATTAAGATAAGGAAACAAGAcaaatgctcaaagtacaagagatatgaaaaaggaaaaacttaaGATCAACAGGTGCACTaggacatctcaactaggtcgATACCCCATAGCACCATCATCATCTCCAAGAAagccaaaatcaaaataaatacaaaacgATACAGCCTGACCATGATAAGCTCAAGCTTTTACACTTTTTCCCTTAAGTTTTCATTATTAGCCACTTTTAGTAATTTGTGATAactttctattaattaatttaaaataagaaaattaagttttaataaaatagttttcaatttcttttcaagtcTTCTGTTTGTATTGGGAActttttcttccattgttGATCTTTGATTTGTATTGGGTTGTAGATGCTTATAACGCTTttgttgcttttcttttcttcttttattttcgtTTCCTTGTAATTTTCAAGGCTGGTCTCTTTTAATTATACTAATGAGAAGTTCTacttcctttaaaaaaaacagttttcATTGAAGTcactatttaaattaattaaaaattcaattgatagttatttaaaagtaaatgaatGAAACTTAACCAGGGCTTAAAAGCAAGCATTTAAAATCTAGAAATCTAAGAACTGAATGAAAACCAAACACAAAACTCAAGGGTAAAAATGTAACATTTGAAACCTAGGAACCAAATCGAATTATACGAAGAACTTAGAGACTAAAAGAATATCTTTcctgaaaaaagaaaaaagaaaaagaaataacacataaTAAATGTCAACCCTGGTACATTAACAAATGTGAATGTACGGATATGattacataataaaaaaaaaacaaaaaaccagtAATTTATGCTGTCAAATTACTACGGAAGTGACACTCACCTTCAGTACTTGTTGGTATGTTTGGAGGACATCGACTATAAGTTCTGGCAGCTTTTCACCTAATTCAGTCGTAAGATATGCTTTTCAGTTACAAAATACAACACAACACCGACCATAAAATTTactcatcttcatcttctgaAATCACATGATAAGAAAATCGCTAAACGACATGCAAAAACTGTGGAATCTATACCTTGTAAATTAGCCACCTGGGACACTTCCTCCATGCTTAAACCTTGATCACCAGCCAACTGAATTGCAGAATAAACCAACCTAAAGACCTCTGGAGATATGACACTCACTTGATCACAATCTACTGACATCAAATGATCTGCAAAAGCCGCCATAGCTTGCCAAGTTGACTCACAACGATTCCCAAGTAGAGATACAACTCCATCAGTATCAAATCGTGATTCCATATGATCAAATGAAATACTGTTGTCAGTAGTTGGAACACAGAATCTGTCACTTCCACCAATATATTGGTCATCAACACAATTCCAACTGTTTGACAGCTCCATAGCATCTGttcttaaaattgttgttCGACATACTGAAACGATGATCCCAGGAAAACCTTTTTCTCGACGAGAAATAATTTCACCATCTCCTGGTGCTAATTTCAGTTTTTTAGCAGACACGTCAACCCAATGTTCACTATCAACTTTTCGTTTTAAACCTCTCACATCTTCAGGTTCTCCAACACCATTGTCAGGCaaacaagaagaaatagaCAACTCTCCTGAAGACACTAGAGCAAACAGACGGAAAATATCCCCGCACTGTAAATCAGCGGGAAGATTAATCCCGTTCTCCACAAgatctttctctctttcatgtAGAAACTTGGAAAATCTGGAAGCTCTCTCTCCAGTGTTGGCTGGAAATGGAGACTTTGAAATCATATGCAGAAATGTTTGGGAGAGCACAAAAGGGTCGCCATTGGTGCCTCCAATCTGGCAGATATGAAAACAGTTAATAGCTAACAAGACATACTCACAAACATCATGGTAAATGGAGTACAAACCATCTGATAAGTGCGTCATGCCAATCTGCATGAAtatttccaactttttatttatataattaagagTCAAATGctgaaaataaatgaaacaaaaagtaaCAACAATAaacttaaccaaaaaaaattatagacaATCTGAACGCATgacaaaaaactaaacaaaaaagatgaaaCCACTTTAATTCAAGCACAAATCTTGAACAGACAACACCAAGATCTAACTTATCTCAGAAGACtgaaaagtagaaaatggataaacacacacaaatatatatcgAAAATGTCAAATGGAGATTCCAAAATGCGGTCCTCAAAGCTAGAAGAAGAGGAATTTCCttccaaagaaagaaagcaactTAATATACTTGGAACttcaaagaagaaataaaaactcCTCTCTAAA of the Cucumis sativus cultivar 9930 chromosome 3, Cucumber_9930_V3, whole genome shotgun sequence genome contains:
- the LOC101212494 gene encoding 3beta-hydroxysteroid-dehydrogenase/decarboxylase; translated protein: MEVDDRFLELNTKTCVVLGGRGFLGRSLVLRLLKLAKWNVRIADSANSLELDPSEHDSLLSDALIAGRASYFHVDVRNKDQIVAALSGSSVVFYMDYEDSHSNDIYLSYMFIVQGAKNVISACRDCKVRRLIFNSSADVIFDGSRDILNGEESLTYPWKFEDMLSDLKAQAEALILFANDIDGLLTCALRPSNVFGPEDTRLVPFIVHQAKSGFAKFIIGNGENMSDFTFVENVTHAHICAEEALDFRMVSVAGKAFFITNFKPMKFWEFISLILRGLGYRRPSVKLPSKVVWNVLLFMKWIDEKFGFNKYNHSTWAHYIQLASCTRTFSCAAAHKQLGYSPVVSLEEGITLTIKSFSHLRKELSLASFTEFTEESKADKLLGGGRVADVLLWRDEKKSFTCFLASSLLFYWFFVRGGTFISSAAQLLLSIIIVLYGYGFIPPNIYGFPVQKLSVTAFRQSDSVVRDSIMTLACLWNRGVHNARALARGEDWNYFLKAVAFLYLLKLLLARSLTMLLGVGLVFAFTAFFVYEQYEAEIDEFAKFFFIGIMELKKLLASHLPTPLMSFLCCDRVPHHTTVSKR